In Phycisphaerales bacterium, the sequence CGAAGGCCCTTCGCACATCGATCGGGACTAATGCCGTCACCGGGCGCGACAACAACGGCGAGACGCGGTCGCGTGCCGAACTCAACTTCCGCAATGACTGGAAAGCAGACCACTGCGACTGGCAACTCTGGCTGGGCGGAAAGGTCGAGGTCGACAACAGCACGCCCTGGGACGCGAGGTACAGCCTCAACACAGGCCCGGCGTACGTGATTCTCAAGGACGCGGACGTCACCCTCCAGACCCGCGTCGGCCTGGGCATGACCCGTCAGATCAACGGTCCACAGAACGACATCGACCCCGAGGCCGTCGGTGCCATTGACTTCAACTACAAGATCGACGACCGCTCATCGATCTACGCCAACCTGGAGATGAGGCCCAACCTCGCCGACACCGAGGACGTTCGCACCACCACGCGTGCCGGGTGGAACTTCATCGTGGATCCCAAGAAGAACATCAACCTCCGCATCGGTTGGGAGCACCGCTACGTGAACGAGTCCGGCAGCCGCGAGCCCAACGACTTCGATTACTTCGTGGTCCTTGGATTGTCGTTCTGAGTGTTCGACAGGTGTCCCAGGAGGCGCGCGTCGCGCCACGCCGGGAACTTCTCTCGCCAACGCCGGACCGCGCCGGGATCGATCTCGACGCTGAGGACGCGCTCCTCGTCGCCCAACTCACCCAGGATCTCGCCCGTCGGTCCGATGGCGATCGTGCCGCCGGTGTACATCAGGTTCGGGTCGTTCCCAACGCGGTTGACGCCCAGGACAACGGCCTGATTCTCGATCGCTCGCGCCACGAGCAGCGCCCGCCAGTGTGATTGACGCGCCACGGGCCAGCACGCGCCGAGCGAGAACACCTCGGCCCCTTCGAGGAGCCCGAGCCGGAACAACTCGGGAAACCGCAGGTCGTAGCAGATCGCGGGCATCACGCGAAGGGAGCCGTCGCTGCCTCGCCATTCATAGATCACGATCCGATCGCCGGGCGTGAAACGCTCGTGCTCCTTGCCCAACGTGAAGGGGTGGATCTTCGCGTACTCGCCGAGGATCGTCGGCTTGCCGTCGGGGGCGGCATAGACGATCGTCATCACGTTTGAGGCCGTGCCGTCGCCCACAGTCCGCCCGCCCTGCACCGTCGCGTCGAAGGCGTCGGCGAGATCGCACAGAAACGCGAGCGTGACGTCGCCGGCGTCTCGTGTCCGCTCGGGATTCATCGAGAAGCCCGTGTCGAACATCTCGGGGAGCAGGATCAGATCGCCCGGTTCGACCAGGGCCGCCTCGAGCATGGCCAGGACCTTCTCAAAGTTCGCGGGCTTGTCTTCCCAAGAAATATTGAACTGGACGAGGTGGGCGCGCATCTGAATCAACGATAGCACGGATCGGCCCTAGTGTGTTTGGGAATCGATCGGGTGTCAAGGTCATTGCCTGCTCTGGATTAGTTAGTAAAGACTATGATTTTCGATCGCCCATGGCACACACGGATGAACACAATCGCAGGACTGGACGCCGCCCCAGAGTGCTCCTGGCGAGCCGATCGCCTCGGCGTCGGGAGATGCTGACCAAAGCGGGGATCGAACACATCGCCGAGCATCCAGGCCTGGACGACGCCGAGTTGGCGCCGACCACCCGGGGCGTGGAGGCCTATGTCGCCTCCCTGGCGTTCTTGAAGGCAGCAGCCGGGGCCGTGCTCCCACAATCCGCGGGCGTCGATGTCGTCCTCGGGGCCGACACCGCCTGCGAGCAGAATGGGACGATCATCGGGACGCCGACAAACGAGGACGAGGCGTACCACATGATTCGCAGTTTGTCCGGTAGAGAGCATCGCGTGTTGTCCGGCGTCGCCTTGGTTGGGACATGGGACGGCCGTCGTGTGATCTTCGTGGACGAGGCGCGGGTCTCGCTCGGGCGGCTCTCGGAAGACGAGATTCGCACGTATGTTGCATCTGGGGAATGGCGCGGGAAGGCAGGCGGCTACAACTTGAGCGAACGTTTGGCTGCCGGATGGCCGATTGAACACAGCGGCGATCCCACGACGATTATGGGACTGCCCATGCGTCGGCTCGTCCCGCTGCTCGACGCGTGGAACGATCACGTGTCGCCTCTTCGGCGATCGTCAGGAGAATCGGTCTCGTGAGCCTTGTGTCGGCGAATCTTGTGTTGGCGAACGCGGTGACGAACTCATCGACGCCGTTGGTCCCGACGTGGATCGTCACGCCGTGCGCCATTCTCGCGTTGTTCATGCTGGGCGGCTACTTGCGGGCGATGGTGAAGGCTTCCCCCGAGGACATCCCCGCGAGCCGTCGAAGGATCCGTATCGCGAGCACGCTGGTGATGATGTTCACGATTCCGATTGCGGCGTTCTCGTTCGGGGTCGTGGTCCCGGGGCAGCAGCGTGCGTGGGTGCTCTCGTGGACGCTGCTCGCGGGGCTGGTGACCATCGTCCTGTGCATCGCGGCGGCCGACGTGCTGAACACGCTCCGCTTGTATCGCCGCGCCCGTCGCGAGATCATGCGTGAGCGGGCCGAACTGCTCTCTGGCGCGCACCCGAGCGCGCGAGGCACGTGACCAACGCGACACCACGCACGCCCGAGCGACGCCCGATCCTCCTTCCGGCGGCGTGGGTGTACTCGCTCATTATCGGTGGGATCAACCGGCGCTTCGATCGCCGCAAGGGCGTGGTCGAGTTCGATCGCCCGGTGATCAGCGTGGGCAATCTCTCGACCGGGGGGACGGGCAAGACGCCGATGGTGGCGACGATCGTGCGATGGCTACGAGAGGCCGGGCACGATCCGGCGATCGCAATGCGCGGGTATGCGCCACGCGGCGGCGTGGGCGGCATTCTGTCCGACGAGGCACGGACGTATGCGGGGATGTTCGAGGATCTGCCGCTGGTCGCGCAGCCCGATCGGATCGCGGGGCTGATCCGGATGTTCGGGACCGAGCGCGGTGAAAGGGTCGATTCTGTCGTGCTCGACGATGGGTTCCAGCACCGCCAGATCGCGCGCCAACTGGACATCGCGCTGATCGACGCGACGCGGGATCCGTTTGGTGATGCGCTTCTGCCGGTGGGATCATTGCGTGAGCCGGTGTCGAGCCTTCGACGGGCGGACGTGGTGGTTCTCACGCACGCGGACGCGATTGGAGAGGCAGAACTGAGCAGCCTGGAGCGGTCGGTACGAGGCGTGGCGCCCGGAGCAATCGTGTGCCAATGCGTGCACGCGTGGGCGGGGCTTCGTGTGGCTGAGGCGGCTGGCGAGCGGGATGAACCCGTGGCGATGCTCGGTGGAATGCCGGTGGTCGTGGCGTGCGCGATCGGGAATCCGTCGGCGTTTGTGGCCCAGGCGTCGCGCCATGCCGACGTGCGATCAACGCTCGTGCTGCGTGATCACCATCCGTTCGATGGGGCCACTGTGGAACGTGTCGTCGCGATGGCGCGTGAGCACTCGGCTCGGGCGATCGTGGTGACGGAGAAGGACTGGGCGAAGATGTCGCGCGTGCCGAGGGATCGATGGCCGTGCGAGGTCGTGCGGCCGGTGCTCCGCTTGGAGTTTCTGGCCGGGGGCGAGGCGCTGCTGGAGCGCGTGCTCGAGACGGCGTCGATGCGGCTCGATGATGAGGAACCGCCCCAGATTGCGAATGAGTAGGTTGGTTTGAATATCTCAGACTGAGAGGCATGGAGCCTGAAATGATCTCGAAGGGATCACGCCATGCACGATGTGGGAGAGTGAACGTGGCGTGATACTGTTGTCCTTTGGGCCACGCCGCGAGACTTGAACAGAACCATGGACACACTCCTCCCCGTGCTCGACCGATGGAAGCCGTTCAACGCGGTGGTGGTCGGCGACTTCATGCTCGATGAGTTGGTGTATGGCGATGCCGAGCGGCTCAGCCCCGACGCGCCGGTGCCGGTGCTCCACGTCCGGCGGATTGAACGGCGCGCGGGAGGGTCGGCAAATGTGTGCATGGATCTCGCGGCCCTCCGCGGGAGCGTGCGGGCGATCGGGGCGATCGGCGACGACGAGGCCGGACGTGAGCTTGCCATGGCACTCACCCACGAGGGCGTCGACACCTCGTCGCTGGTCGTCGATCGATCGCGGCCCACGACGCTCAAGCGGAACTACATCGGTCTGGCGCAGGCTCGCCACCCGCAGAAGATGTTCCGTGTGGATGTCGAGTCGCGTGAGCCGCTGGATCGGAATGTGACCGATGCGATCCTGGAGCGGCTCGACCGCGTGCTGCGCGAGGGCGGCGTCGACCTCGTGTGCATCGAGGATTACAACAAGGGCGTGTGCACGCTCGAGTTGTGCCAGGGCGTGATCGAGCGGGCGCGGCGGGCCGGGAAGCCCGTCTTTGTCGATCCCGCGCGGATCACGGACTATTCCAGGTATCGCGGCGCGACGACGATGACGCCCAACCGCACCGAGGCCGAGATCGCCACGGGCCTCAAGACCGATGGCGAGGCGTCGATCGCGCACAACGCGGCCCTCGCGCGGACGCTGATGGAGACGTGCGACCTAGAGAGCGTGGTGCTGACGCTCGATCGGCACGGGGCGCTCCTGCTCGAGAGAGAAGGAAAGGCAGGCGCGACGCGTCCGCCGCAGAGCATCCCGACCGTGGCGCGCGAGGTGTACGACGTGACGGGCGCGGGGGACATGTTCCTCGCCGGGCTGGCCGCCGCGCGGACGCAGGGGTGCGACTGGCACGACAGCGTGCGCTTCGCGAATGCGGCGGCGGGCCTGGAGGTTGAGGTCTTCGGTGTGCAGCCGATCCCGCTGGAGCGTGTGCACCACTCGCTGCTGGTGATGAACAGCAAGTTCACGGGCAAACTCCGCACGCCGCGGGAACTGGCGGTCGAGGTCGAGTCGCAGCGTCGCGCGGGCAAGCGCATCGTGTTCACCAACGGCTGCTTCGATATTCTGCACGCGGGGCACGTGGCGCTTCTGGACAAGGCCGCGAGTTTCGGGGATTTTCTCGTCGTCGCGATGAACACCGACGCGTCGGTGCGGCGGCTCAAGGGCCCGGGGCGCCCGGTGAACACGCAGGAGGATCGGGCGCGGGTGCTGGGGGCGCTCGGGTGCGTCGGCGCGGTGGTGTTCTTTGACGAGGAGACGCCGATCGATCTCATTCGGGCTGTGCGGCCCGACACCCTGGTCAAGGGGGCGGACTACACGAAGGACCGCGTGGTTGGGGCGGATTTCGTCGAGTCGTGCGGCGGGCGGGTCGAGTTGGTCGATCTTGTCGCGGGGCGGAGCACGACGGCGACGATCGAGAAGATGCGCACGCCGGGCTGAGTCCATGGGAAGTTGATCCCTCAGGAGTCCATGCCGCGTGATCCATGTCGCGATCATCCACCGTCCGCATCTCGACGCGATCGTTGCGGGGGCGAAGCATGTCGAGTCGCGATTGACAAAGTCGCGGCGTGATCCGTTCGGACGCGTCGCGGTGGGGGACTGGGTCTTCTTCAAGCAGGCGTCGGGGGCGTTCCGGGCGGCGGCTCGTGTCTCGCGCGTCGTGAGCCGGGAGGGGCTGGTGGTTCGTGACGTCCGAGAGATCCGGCGTGAGTTTGGCGACGAGATCGCGGCTCCAGCGGCCTACTGGCGCGAGCGATCGCGGGCGCGGTACGCCACGCTGATGTGGCTGGGCGAGGTGCACGAGATCAGCGATGGGCCGGACTATCGCGGCGCGGGGTATCGCTCGCAGAGCGCGTGGCACGTGCTCGATCGCGTGGACGAGGCGCAGGCCCTCGCGACGCTGCTGCGCATGCGACGATCGGCGTGATCGGCGCACGCGTTCATTCTCCCCACAACTCCAACTCTCACGCCCAGCGGAGCACGATCTTTCCGAACTGCTCGGCGGCCTCGAGCCGCTCGTACGCCTGCCTCGCGTCCTTGGCTTCATAGACCTTGTCCACGACGGGCTTGAGCGAGCCGGCTCGGAAGAGCGACGCGACCTCCTGGAACTCGGCGTTGGTGCCCATCGTCGAGCCGAAGAGGCGGAGTTGGTTCCAGAAGATGCGGGCGAGATCGGTGACGGCGTCGGGGCCCGAGGTGCATCCGGGCGTGACGTATGCCCCGCCTCGCGCGAGGCTCTTGATGCTGCTGAGATGTGTCGCCTTCCCCGAGGAATCGACGGCCATGTCCACGCCGCGCTTCCTGGTCCAGGCGCGGACGTCGCGCGACCAGTCGGCGCCGGTGTCCACGACGCCGAAGTCGGCGCCGAGTTCTTTGGCGCGGTCGATCTTCCACTGGTGGCGGCTGGTGACGGCGATGGGGCAGGAGAGGTGCCTGGCGATCGCGAGGGCTGAGGTTGCCACGCCGCCGCCGATGCCGGTGATGAGCACGGATTGGCCCGGGCGGAGTTGGGCCTTGGTGACCATCATCGAGTAGGCGGTGAGGGCGCACAGGCCAAAGGCCGCGGCGTCGGTGGGGTCGCTGTCGCCGACGTCGGCGAGGTTGCCGACGGGCGCGAGGAACTTCTCGGCGTGCATGCCGAAGTGGTGCTCGCCGATGAGTTCATAGTTCGGCGCGAGCGTCGAGGCCGGAGGATCATCGGGCGAGATCCGGTCGGGTACGCGCATCGCCGCGTTCACGATCACGCGTCGGCCGACCCATGACGGATCGGTGTCGGGCCCGACCGCCTCGACGACGCCGCACGCGTCGCACCCCGAGACGCGCGGGTATGCGAGGTCCAGCCCCGGCACGCCGCGACCGACCCAGAGGTCCATCTGATTGAAAGCGCTGGCGAGCGTGCGAATGAGCGCCCAGCCGGCGGTGGGGGGCTTGGGATCGGGCCAGTCGACGCGGATGACGACGTTGGGGGCGACGATGGCGTTCTTTCGCTCGACGACGACGGCTTTCATGGTGCAGCGTAGACCCGGCGATCGGAACGATCAGCGGAATGAAAAACACCCGTCGTTGCGACGGGTGCGTGCGAACGATCGGATGATCTGTGATTACTTCGACGAGACGTGCTTGAGCCCGCGCCGGCGGTCGCGGAGGCGGCGGCTCTTGCCCACGCGGTCACGCAGGAAGTACAACTTGGCGCGACGGGCATCGGCGCGGCGGACGATGTCGAACTTGGCGACCAGCGGCGAGTTGATCGGGAAGATACGCTCGATGCCGACCTCGTCGACGATGCGACGGACGACCATCATCTCGTCGATGCCTCGGCCCTTGCGCGAGATCACGACGCCCTGGAAGACCTGGAGGCGTTCTTTGTCGCCTTCCACGATACGGAAGTGGACGTTGATCGTGTCGCCGATGTCGATCCGCGGGAGATCGGTCTTGAGCGATTGGGCGTTGATGTTCTCGATGATGGATTGAGCGGCCATGGTGCGTCCTTCCAAAGCCCGTCCCGATTCTGGGCAGGGCGGAGAGGATAGGCGGCGGACCCGATCGGGTCGAGTCTCTCGAGTTCCGGGATCGTGCTACCAGCGGCTATGTACGGGAATCGGCAGGTGCCGCACTGGGGCTTGCCTGACCCTGGAAGGCGAGAGACGCTACTTTCGCCGGCCATTGATTTGTTGGCGAAGCCCGTCGAGTTGCTGCTGGATGAGGTTGCGTTTGTCGGACATGCTCTTGAGATTGTTGCGGTGCAGGTCGCGTTCGTCGTCTGTGGCGGCGTTCTCGAAGAGGGCTTTGCTTGTGGCTATATCGCTATCGATCGACTCGAGATCCCGCTCCATCATGGCGACGCGGGCGCGGATCTGCTCGCTGACATCGCCCCTCAATGGAGTAAAGAACCTGGGCGGGGGAGCGATGGAGAGTGGTGTGTCGCCGCCGGACGTGATCCTGGTGGGACGGGACTTGTCGTCTTGTCCCGCGCGATCCATGTTGATGTTGACGCGAATGCCGTTGGGTGGCATGGACATCCGCATGTCCTCGAATCGCGACCTCGTGCTCACGGTGTCCACGGCGAGGAGCGCGTGCTCATCGAACCGGATCGCGATGGGCGCCTCGTCTCGAGTCGAGCCTTTCAGCGTCCGGTCTCGATAGAGCAGCCATGCCGTTGCGAGATTGAAATCGACCTGGTTGGGCAGTCGCTGATTGGCGAGCGTTCGAAAGTCGCCCATGATGACGGTGCCGACGCACTTCTTGTCGTTCCGAAGGAATCGGATTTCCACGCGATCATCGGGGGAATACGAGAGGATCGCGGGCGGGAGGCTGCCGACGGCCGCGATATCGACGTCGCCAATCCGGACGATGATGTCACCCGCCTGGAGAACCTTGGAGCAGTCGAAGGCCGGTTCGGTGGAGAGGATCGTGGCGCCGCCGGGATCGTTGGCGTTCCAGCGGACCCCCAGGGCAGCGCGTGGGCCTTGCATGAACTTCGATCGGGCCGTCAACTCCAGACGTGTGCGCTGCTCGAGCGTGAGGCTGTCGCGGGTGAGCAGCCCCATGAGCACGACGAGCGATTGCGCATGCAACGAGTCGCCTGCTTTCTGGCGATCGGTCAGTGCGGGCGAATCGAGTTGGGCGACGAGGGTTTCGAGATCAAACGTCGGCGGTTTCGCGGCGGGAGCGGCAACGGATGGGGAGTCCTTCTCCAGTTCACCCTCGGGCGGGCGCGCGGAGAGAACATCCTGCGCGAGCACCGGCGTCGCGAGCGTGAGGGCCACCCCCGCGAGCACGCATCGTGTGAATGTGGAACAGGCCTGTGTCCTCATGGTGATTCGTCCTGGCGCAGTGTACACGGACGACGCCAATATCGCCAGTGATTCTCGGACGAGGCCGTCAGAAACGCCGCAGGCGGCTCATTCCACGTTCTGGGCCTGTTCCTTGATCCGATCGATCGCCCCTTTGATCTCGACGGCATGACGCGAGATCGTGGAGTCGGGCGATTTGCTCGCGATCGTGTTCGTCTCCCGGAGCATCTCCTGAGCGAGGAAGTCGAGCGTGCGCCCGATGGGGCGCTCGTCCTTGCTGCGCAGGTACTCGGCGAACTGGTTTAGGTGTGCCTGGAGGCGCTGGGTCTCCTCGGCGATGTCGGTGCGTTCGGCATACGCCGCGATTTCGCGGATGAGATCGACCTGCTGCACCGAGACGCCGGCCTCCTGGAGCAGGAGTTGGATCCGCGAGCGGAGACGGCTCTCGTACTCGGCGACGACGCCCGGAGCGAGGTCTCGGATCAGGTGGACGCGCTCCTCGATATACGCGCGGTGCGAGTCGAGTTCCTTGATGAGCGACTGGCCCTCGATCTCGCGCATCTTGATGAGCGAGGCGCAGGCACGGTCGAGCAGGGTCAGGAACGCCTTGCGGGCGCGGTCGAGGCGGGCCTCCTCATTCGTCGGCGGCTGGAGCACGCCCGGCAGGGGGAGCAGCGCCGCGAGATCGAGCGTCAGCGTCCCCGAGCGGATCTGGGGGAGGGCGGAGATCTGCTCGATGTACTTTTCCAGGGCCTTCACGTTGACGGCATGGGCCGCCGACTCGGAGACCTCGGCACAGCGTGCGTTGACGGTGATCGTGCCCCGCGAGAGGCGCTCGCGGAGCTTCTGCTCGAACTCGGCCTCCAGCCC encodes:
- a CDS encoding carbon-nitrogen family hydrolase, whose protein sequence is MRAHLVQFNISWEDKPANFEKVLAMLEAALVEPGDLILLPEMFDTGFSMNPERTRDAGDVTLAFLCDLADAFDATVQGGRTVGDGTASNVMTIVYAAPDGKPTILGEYAKIHPFTLGKEHERFTPGDRIVIYEWRGSDGSLRVMPAICYDLRFPELFRLGLLEGAEVFSLGACWPVARQSHWRALLVARAIENQAVVLGVNRVGNDPNLMYTGGTIAIGPTGEILGELGDEERVLSVEIDPGAVRRWREKFPAWRDARLLGHLSNTQNDNPRTTK
- a CDS encoding Maf family protein translates to MLTKAGIEHIAEHPGLDDAELAPTTRGVEAYVASLAFLKAAAGAVLPQSAGVDVVLGADTACEQNGTIIGTPTNEDEAYHMIRSLSGREHRVLSGVALVGTWDGRRVIFVDEARVSLGRLSEDEIRTYVASGEWRGKAGGYNLSERLAAGWPIEHSGDPTTIMGLPMRRLVPLLDAWNDHVSPLRRSSGESVS
- the lpxK gene encoding tetraacyldisaccharide 4'-kinase, which codes for MTNATPRTPERRPILLPAAWVYSLIIGGINRRFDRRKGVVEFDRPVISVGNLSTGGTGKTPMVATIVRWLREAGHDPAIAMRGYAPRGGVGGILSDEARTYAGMFEDLPLVAQPDRIAGLIRMFGTERGERVDSVVLDDGFQHRQIARQLDIALIDATRDPFGDALLPVGSLREPVSSLRRADVVVLTHADAIGEAELSSLERSVRGVAPGAIVCQCVHAWAGLRVAEAAGERDEPVAMLGGMPVVVACAIGNPSAFVAQASRHADVRSTLVLRDHHPFDGATVERVVAMAREHSARAIVVTEKDWAKMSRVPRDRWPCEVVRPVLRLEFLAGGEALLERVLETASMRLDDEEPPQIANE
- the rfaE2 gene encoding D-glycero-beta-D-manno-heptose 1-phosphate adenylyltransferase translates to MDTLLPVLDRWKPFNAVVVGDFMLDELVYGDAERLSPDAPVPVLHVRRIERRAGGSANVCMDLAALRGSVRAIGAIGDDEAGRELAMALTHEGVDTSSLVVDRSRPTTLKRNYIGLAQARHPQKMFRVDVESREPLDRNVTDAILERLDRVLREGGVDLVCIEDYNKGVCTLELCQGVIERARRAGKPVFVDPARITDYSRYRGATTMTPNRTEAEIATGLKTDGEASIAHNAALARTLMETCDLESVVLTLDRHGALLLEREGKAGATRPPQSIPTVAREVYDVTGAGDMFLAGLAAARTQGCDWHDSVRFANAAAGLEVEVFGVQPIPLERVHHSLLVMNSKFTGKLRTPRELAVEVESQRRAGKRIVFTNGCFDILHAGHVALLDKAASFGDFLVVAMNTDASVRRLKGPGRPVNTQEDRARVLGALGCVGAVVFFDEETPIDLIRAVRPDTLVKGADYTKDRVVGADFVESCGGRVELVDLVAGRSTTATIEKMRTPG
- a CDS encoding zinc-binding dehydrogenase, which codes for MKAVVVERKNAIVAPNVVIRVDWPDPKPPTAGWALIRTLASAFNQMDLWVGRGVPGLDLAYPRVSGCDACGVVEAVGPDTDPSWVGRRVIVNAAMRVPDRISPDDPPASTLAPNYELIGEHHFGMHAEKFLAPVGNLADVGDSDPTDAAAFGLCALTAYSMMVTKAQLRPGQSVLITGIGGGVATSALAIARHLSCPIAVTSRHQWKIDRAKELGADFGVVDTGADWSRDVRAWTRKRGVDMAVDSSGKATHLSSIKSLARGGAYVTPGCTSGPDAVTDLARIFWNQLRLFGSTMGTNAEFQEVASLFRAGSLKPVVDKVYEAKDARQAYERLEAAEQFGKIVLRWA
- the rplS gene encoding 50S ribosomal protein L19 — translated: MAAQSIIENINAQSLKTDLPRIDIGDTINVHFRIVEGDKERLQVFQGVVISRKGRGIDEMMVVRRIVDEVGIERIFPINSPLVAKFDIVRRADARRAKLYFLRDRVGKSRRLRDRRRGLKHVSSK
- a CDS encoding PDZ domain-containing protein; its protein translation is MRTQACSTFTRCVLAGVALTLATPVLAQDVLSARPPEGELEKDSPSVAAPAAKPPTFDLETLVAQLDSPALTDRQKAGDSLHAQSLVVLMGLLTRDSLTLEQRTRLELTARSKFMQGPRAALGVRWNANDPGGATILSTEPAFDCSKVLQAGDIIVRIGDVDIAAVGSLPPAILSYSPDDRVEIRFLRNDKKCVGTVIMGDFRTLANQRLPNQVDFNLATAWLLYRDRTLKGSTRDEAPIAIRFDEHALLAVDTVSTRSRFEDMRMSMPPNGIRVNINMDRAGQDDKSRPTRITSGGDTPLSIAPPPRFFTPLRGDVSEQIRARVAMMERDLESIDSDIATSKALFENAATDDERDLHRNNLKSMSDKRNLIQQQLDGLRQQINGRRK
- a CDS encoding YicC family protein, which gives rise to MIRSMTGYGEASLQSDGGHYFLEVRSLNNKYFKTLIRLPEEFQGLEAEFEQKLRERLSRGTITVNARCAEVSESAAHAVNVKALEKYIEQISALPQIRSGTLTLDLAALLPLPGVLQPPTNEEARLDRARKAFLTLLDRACASLIKMREIEGQSLIKELDSHRAYIEERVHLIRDLAPGVVAEYESRLRSRIQLLLQEAGVSVQQVDLIREIAAYAERTDIAEETQRLQAHLNQFAEYLRSKDERPIGRTLDFLAQEMLRETNTIASKSPDSTISRHAVEIKGAIDRIKEQAQNVE